The following coding sequences lie in one Alloacidobacterium dinghuense genomic window:
- a CDS encoding LacI family DNA-binding transcriptional regulator, whose protein sequence is MRQARKGGMTSKDSKTTSDRIVTRPDLKELARHLGLSQTTVSRVLSGSAKNHRISSETEQRVLAAAAKLNYKANVLARSLRSKRSKTVGVMVPEISEGYSTAVLGGIEEVLLLSGFFYFVVSHRHRTDLLREYPSLLLSRAVDGIIAVDSTIEEDLPIPVVAVSDHHHRPSVVNIELDHLLAARYALDHLTRLQHREIAFIKGQSFSSDTLARWRAICKVAAELGIEINPRLVIQLEDHGLGTEPGRTATIALLERDVRFTAIFAFNDLAAIGAITVLREAGIQVPAQVSVVGFDDILSAATNNPPLTTVRQPLQEMGRVAASTLLQMIHTEKQDWSTHPIRLLPTFVERQSTAWAPQASEAAFSDSAHPHKESNLQGN, encoded by the coding sequence ATGCGGCAGGCTCGAAAGGGCGGCATGACTTCGAAGGATAGTAAGACTACTTCGGATAGAATCGTCACTCGGCCCGATCTCAAGGAACTCGCTCGCCATCTCGGGCTCTCACAAACCACCGTCTCTCGCGTGCTAAGCGGATCAGCTAAGAACCACCGCATTTCGTCCGAAACGGAGCAGCGTGTTCTCGCCGCTGCCGCGAAGCTTAACTACAAGGCGAACGTTCTGGCGCGAAGCCTTCGCAGTAAGCGAAGCAAAACTGTAGGCGTAATGGTTCCCGAAATCAGCGAAGGCTACTCCACTGCTGTTCTGGGAGGCATTGAAGAAGTTCTGCTTCTTTCCGGATTCTTCTACTTCGTCGTGAGCCACCGGCATCGCACTGACCTTCTGCGCGAATATCCTTCCCTGTTGCTCTCGCGTGCTGTCGACGGAATCATCGCCGTAGACTCCACAATCGAAGAAGATCTGCCAATACCGGTCGTCGCAGTGTCCGATCACCATCATCGTCCATCAGTGGTAAATATTGAGCTCGATCATCTGCTCGCCGCGCGTTATGCTCTCGATCACCTCACTCGCCTGCAACACCGCGAGATCGCGTTCATCAAGGGCCAAAGCTTCAGCTCTGACACGCTCGCGCGCTGGCGCGCAATCTGCAAAGTAGCCGCCGAACTTGGAATCGAGATCAACCCACGCCTGGTGATTCAATTGGAAGATCATGGACTCGGCACCGAGCCAGGCAGAACGGCAACAATCGCGCTGCTCGAACGGGACGTTCGTTTCACTGCCATCTTTGCCTTCAACGACCTCGCTGCAATCGGCGCCATCACGGTTCTCCGCGAAGCAGGAATACAAGTGCCCGCACAGGTGTCCGTCGTCGGTTTCGACGACATCTTGAGCGCAGCGACAAACAATCCTCCTCTCACCACCGTGCGGCAGCCTTTGCAGGAGATGGGCCGCGTCGCCGCGAGCACTCTGCTGCAAATGATTCACACCGAGAAACAGGACTGGTCGACGCACCCTATCCGCCTTCTGCCGACGTTTGTCGAACGCCAATCAACCGCCTGGGCTCCGCAAGCAAGCGAAGCCGCTTTCAGCGACTCCGCGCATCCACACAAAGAATCCAATCTACAGGGGAACTAA
- a CDS encoding glycoside hydrolase family 3 N-terminal domain-containing protein: protein MALKALHFASASRAATRTLAVFGLSLALLPTAIAQQRPAPSSPQLATPAIERRVNDLLKQMTLEEKIGQLVQYNDSGYQSATSPTQIAANPEANNNVNSMDLASSGRLGSMLNTVGAERTNAFQHAAVDKSRLHIPLLFGADIIHGYRTIYPQPIGLAATFDPDLVQSLARMSAEESTTAGIRWFYSPMVDISRDARWGRTTEGAGEDPYLGAAMARAYVLGYQGTSLSNPDSVAACVKHFAAYGAAEAGREYNTTDMSEIRLRQIYLPPYKAAIDAGAATVMSAFNALNGTPATANRFLMQNILRDEWGFNGLVVSDYTAVMELVNHGIALDAATATRKALLAGVDIDMMSHFYDTKLPELISSGQVPMSVVDESVRRVLRVKFALGLFEHPYARGTEVTAAVPEHRPLVRKAAEESLVLLKNDSAGQSQSVLPFSTDARKIALIGPLADNPGEMMGSWSGGPQLADVVTIRSALDARAKQYGGSVTYAKGTEITGTSEDGFAEAVHAAEQADVAVLALGESGAMSGEAGSRAYLDLPGNQEKLLEAVAATNKPIVLLVFSGRPLVLDWAAQHVTAIIEVWFPGTEAGSAIADVLYGDVSPSGKLPMSFPRAVGQEPLYYNQFPTGRPPFHADLTKPPGPDSRFVSRYIDVPNDALFPFGFGLSYTKFSYGKVALSRPTVPLREANRESAKKVITATATVTNRGNRTATEIAQCYVRNLGASVEQPIRSLQGFSRITLKPGESKEVTFDLGFPELSFYNAESNAVIEPTHYTVWIGGSSLSSDEADFNVTP, encoded by the coding sequence TTGGCTCTCAAAGCACTTCACTTCGCCTCCGCATCACGGGCCGCAACCCGAACACTTGCAGTTTTCGGACTCAGCCTCGCTTTATTGCCGACAGCAATCGCACAGCAACGGCCCGCACCATCGAGCCCGCAGCTTGCCACTCCCGCCATCGAACGACGGGTCAACGATCTCCTGAAGCAAATGACCCTCGAAGAAAAGATTGGCCAACTCGTGCAGTACAACGACAGCGGCTATCAATCTGCCACAAGTCCCACACAGATTGCCGCGAATCCGGAAGCGAACAATAACGTGAACTCAATGGATCTGGCTTCCAGCGGAAGGCTCGGCTCGATGCTCAATACCGTCGGGGCCGAGCGCACGAACGCCTTCCAGCATGCGGCAGTCGATAAGAGCCGCCTTCACATCCCGCTGCTATTTGGCGCCGACATCATTCACGGCTATCGCACCATCTATCCCCAACCCATCGGCCTCGCAGCCACTTTCGACCCTGATCTCGTTCAATCCCTCGCGCGCATGTCAGCCGAAGAGTCTACAACCGCAGGCATACGCTGGTTCTACTCTCCCATGGTAGACATCTCCCGCGATGCGCGCTGGGGCCGCACCACTGAAGGCGCAGGTGAAGATCCGTACCTTGGCGCTGCCATGGCGCGAGCCTATGTGCTCGGTTACCAAGGTACCAGTCTCTCCAATCCCGACAGCGTCGCCGCATGCGTAAAGCACTTCGCTGCGTATGGAGCCGCCGAGGCGGGCCGCGAATACAACACGACGGACATGTCCGAGATTCGCCTGCGCCAAATCTACTTGCCGCCCTACAAAGCCGCCATCGACGCGGGCGCAGCCACCGTTATGAGCGCCTTCAATGCTCTCAACGGCACGCCGGCCACCGCCAATCGCTTCCTCATGCAGAACATTCTCCGCGATGAGTGGGGCTTCAACGGCCTCGTGGTCAGCGACTACACAGCGGTCATGGAGCTGGTCAATCACGGCATCGCCCTCGACGCGGCAACAGCAACCCGCAAAGCGCTTCTCGCTGGCGTCGATATCGACATGATGTCGCACTTCTACGACACAAAACTGCCGGAACTTATCAGCTCCGGACAGGTCCCGATGAGTGTCGTCGATGAATCGGTGCGCCGGGTGCTTCGCGTAAAGTTCGCACTCGGCCTCTTCGAACATCCCTACGCGCGCGGAACAGAAGTCACGGCCGCCGTCCCGGAGCACCGTCCTCTAGTGCGAAAAGCAGCGGAAGAATCCCTCGTGCTGCTCAAGAATGACTCCGCCGGCCAGAGCCAATCGGTACTTCCCTTCTCCACCGATGCCAGAAAGATTGCTCTCATCGGCCCGCTTGCTGACAACCCCGGCGAAATGATGGGCTCTTGGAGCGGCGGCCCACAACTGGCGGACGTTGTCACAATTAGGAGCGCACTCGACGCCCGGGCAAAACAATACGGCGGATCGGTGACATACGCCAAAGGCACAGAAATCACCGGAACATCAGAGGATGGATTCGCCGAAGCCGTGCACGCTGCGGAACAGGCAGATGTCGCCGTGCTGGCGCTGGGCGAATCCGGTGCGATGAGCGGCGAAGCCGGATCACGCGCATATCTCGATCTTCCCGGAAATCAGGAGAAACTTCTCGAAGCAGTGGCCGCCACCAACAAGCCCATCGTGCTGCTGGTCTTCTCAGGACGCCCGCTCGTGCTGGACTGGGCCGCGCAGCATGTTACCGCCATCATCGAAGTCTGGTTTCCCGGAACCGAAGCCGGCTCTGCCATCGCCGACGTGCTCTACGGCGATGTCTCTCCCAGCGGCAAGCTGCCCATGAGCTTCCCGCGTGCAGTAGGTCAGGAGCCGCTTTACTACAACCAATTCCCCACCGGACGCCCTCCGTTTCACGCGGATCTCACCAAGCCTCCCGGTCCCGACTCCCGCTTCGTCTCCCGCTATATCGACGTGCCCAATGATGCGCTCTTTCCATTCGGGTTCGGTCTCAGCTACACAAAATTCTCATACGGAAAAGTCGCGTTGTCGCGGCCGACTGTTCCGCTGCGCGAAGCCAATCGTGAAAGCGCGAAGAAGGTCATAACTGCAACCGCGACAGTGACAAATAGAGGAAACCGCACAGCTACTGAGATCGCGCAATGCTATGTTCGCAATCTCGGTGCAAGCGTCGAGCAGCCGATACGCAGTCTTCAGGGCTTCAGCAGAATCACGCTCAAACCGGGCGAATCCAAAGAGGTAACTTTCGATCTGGGCTTTCCGGAACTCTCCTTTTACAATGCGGAAAGCAACGCCGTCATTGAACCAACACACTACACCGTATGGATTGGCGGCAGTTCCCTCTCCTCAGACGAAGCAGACTTCAACGTAACACCATGA